Proteins from one Prevotella sp. E2-28 genomic window:
- a CDS encoding helix-turn-helix domain-containing protein: protein MQRATAYLHDGKTISETSELLGFEYPQHFTRVFKKHFSLSPSEFLRK, encoded by the coding sequence ATGCAACGAGCCACCGCCTATCTGCACGACGGAAAAACCATCTCAGAAACTTCTGAACTCCTCGGCTTTGAATATCCGCAACATTTTACTCGTGTATTCAAAAAACACTTCAGTCTCTCTCCCAGCGAGTTTCTGCGAAAATGA
- a CDS encoding aldo/keto reductase → MMAVAGEKREDVEVSTKFTPQLAEVYENSVEKMALASIDRMGIDYIDMYWIHNPMDVERWTPGLIPLLQSGKVKRVGVSNHNIKEIQRANEILSEAGFKVSAVQNHFSLLYRSSEKGGVLDYCKENGIEFWAYMVLEQGALSGKYNKENPLPAESDRGKKYNPVLSQLEALTNEMTAIGQKYGASCSQIGIAWAIAKGTLPIIGATKERHVIEAAEAAKIQLTAEEIAKLEALADATGIDTRGGWEHSME, encoded by the coding sequence ATGATGGCTGTGGCTGGCGAGAAGCGCGAGGATGTGGAGGTTTCAACTAAGTTTACCCCGCAGCTGGCAGAGGTTTATGAAAATAGCGTTGAGAAAATGGCTCTCGCTTCAATTGATCGCATGGGCATCGACTATATCGACATGTATTGGATTCACAACCCGATGGACGTGGAGCGTTGGACACCAGGACTGATTCCCCTGCTGCAGTCAGGCAAGGTGAAGCGCGTAGGCGTGTCGAACCACAACATCAAGGAGATTCAGCGTGCCAACGAAATCCTCAGTGAGGCAGGCTTCAAGGTGAGTGCCGTGCAGAACCACTTCTCCCTACTCTACCGTTCGTCGGAGAAAGGTGGCGTGCTGGACTATTGCAAGGAGAACGGTATCGAGTTCTGGGCCTATATGGTGCTGGAACAGGGTGCACTCTCAGGTAAATATAATAAGGAGAATCCGCTGCCTGCAGAGAGCGATCGCGGTAAGAAGTACAACCCCGTATTGTCGCAGCTGGAGGCGCTGACCAACGAGATGACCGCCATCGGACAGAAATATGGTGCCTCATGCTCACAAATAGGTATTGCCTGGGCCATCGCCAAGGGTACACTGCCCATCATCGGAGCCACGAAGGAACGTCACGTCATCGAGGCTGCCGAGGCTGCCAAGATTCAACTGACTGCTGAGGAAATTGCTAAACTCGAAGCACTTGCCGATGCTACAGGTATTGATACTCGCGGAGGTTGGGAACACTCAATGGAATAA
- a CDS encoding putative quinol monooxygenase, whose amino-acid sequence MRRIVILFALVFSITAVAQENETMIVRLAEIEVYPQHLKEYLEFANEVDRLSVEQEPGVICLYPMQSAEDSTKIRILEIYASEKAYQQHLKTDHFQKYKQGTLHMVKDLKLPTMKPLDPETMKLIFKKQR is encoded by the coding sequence ATGAGAAGAATTGTAATTCTGTTCGCCCTTGTGTTCTCCATCACGGCAGTAGCACAAGAAAATGAGACGATGATAGTCCGCCTAGCAGAAATCGAGGTTTATCCACAGCACCTCAAGGAGTATCTCGAATTTGCCAACGAGGTGGACCGTCTGAGTGTGGAACAAGAGCCGGGTGTTATCTGCCTCTACCCGATGCAGAGTGCCGAGGACTCCACAAAGATTCGCATCCTCGAAATCTATGCCTCCGAGAAAGCCTATCAGCAGCACTTGAAGACCGACCACTTCCAAAAATACAAGCAGGGCACGCTCCACATGGTGAAAGACCTGAAGCTACCCACGATGAAACCACTCGATCCAGAGACGATGAAACTGATATTCAAAAAGCAGAGATAA